One genomic region from Flagellimonas oceani encodes:
- the rimO gene encoding 30S ribosomal protein S12 methylthiotransferase RimO, which translates to MRTKSLKKNKINVVTLGCSKNVYDSEVLMGQLRANNKEVAHEEEGNVVVINTCGFIANAKEESVNTILEYVQKKEAGDVDKVFVTGCLSERYKPDLEKEIPNVDQYFGTSELPNLLKALGADYKHELIGERLTTTPKNYAYLKIAEGCDRPCSFCAIPLMRGKHRSTPIEDLVAEAEKLAANGVKELILIAQDLTYYGLDLYKKRNLAQLLQALVKVEGIEWIRLHYAFPTGFPMDVLEVMRNEPKICNYIDIPLQHISDSILKSMRRGTTQAKTTKLLRDFREAVPEMAIRTTLIVGYPGETEEDFDILKQWVQDMRFERLGCFTYSHEENTHAYNLVDDVSDEVKQERANIIMEIQSQISWELNQEKIGQTFRCIIDRKEGNHFVGRTEFDSPDVDNEVLIDATKFYVKTGDFLDVKITDASDYDLFGEPVAN; encoded by the coding sequence ATGCGCACAAAATCGCTTAAAAAGAACAAAATCAATGTAGTGACCTTGGGTTGCAGCAAAAATGTCTACGACTCTGAGGTGTTGATGGGGCAATTGCGCGCCAACAACAAGGAGGTCGCCCATGAAGAGGAAGGCAATGTGGTGGTAATCAATACCTGCGGGTTTATCGCCAATGCCAAGGAGGAAAGTGTGAACACTATCTTGGAATATGTTCAAAAGAAGGAGGCCGGTGATGTTGATAAAGTTTTTGTGACCGGTTGTTTGAGCGAGCGTTACAAACCGGATTTGGAGAAAGAAATCCCAAATGTCGACCAATATTTCGGAACAAGTGAGCTGCCCAATCTATTGAAGGCGCTGGGGGCAGACTATAAGCACGAATTGATCGGTGAGCGTTTAACGACCACACCAAAAAATTACGCATATCTTAAAATAGCCGAAGGTTGCGACCGTCCCTGCTCTTTCTGCGCCATTCCATTAATGCGCGGAAAGCATCGTAGCACACCCATTGAGGATTTGGTGGCCGAGGCCGAAAAATTGGCTGCCAACGGTGTCAAAGAACTCATTTTGATAGCCCAAGACCTTACCTATTATGGTCTTGATCTTTATAAAAAACGAAACTTGGCCCAATTGCTCCAAGCCTTGGTAAAAGTGGAAGGAATCGAGTGGATTCGTTTGCACTACGCCTTCCCAACAGGCTTCCCGATGGATGTTTTGGAAGTGATGCGCAACGAGCCTAAGATTTGCAATTATATCGATATTCCCCTACAGCATATATCCGACTCCATTCTTAAAAGTATGCGACGCGGCACCACACAGGCCAAGACCACAAAATTGCTGAGGGATTTTAGGGAAGCGGTTCCCGAAATGGCCATACGCACCACCTTGATTGTGGGTTACCCCGGAGAAACCGAGGAGGATTTCGACATCTTGAAGCAATGGGTGCAGGATATGCGTTTTGAGCGTTTGGGCTGTTTTACCTATAGCCACGAGGAGAACACGCATGCCTACAATTTGGTAGATGATGTTTCCGATGAGGTGAAGCAAGAACGTGCGAACATCATCATGGAAATCCAATCGCAAATATCTTGGGAGTTGAATCAAGAAAAAATCGGTCAGACTTTCCGTTGCATAATCGATAGAAAGGAAGGCAACCATTTTGTGGGCCGTACCGAATTTGATTCGCCCGATGTGGATAACGAAGTCTTGATAGATGCCACAAAGTTTTATGTGAAAACAGGCGATTTTTTGGATGTCAAGATTACAGATGCTTCGGACTATGATCTATTCGGGGAGCCCGTTGCCAACTAG
- a CDS encoding RNA polymerase sigma factor, translating into MKNSIEDHEVIARLRTGDDTALYQLYDKYSGALFGVILRMCRDKTIAEDLLQETFVKIWKHIDRYDASKGRFYTWAYRIARNTTLNSLRTKNKLIQTDDLSVYDTKEANEEANDYTALKGSIKSLEPHHQKAIALVYYSGYTHKEAHKAMGVPLGTFKSYIRQALKQLRETYAHKLLYIWVVLELMA; encoded by the coding sequence ATGAAGAACAGTATTGAAGATCATGAGGTAATTGCCCGCTTGCGAACGGGCGATGATACGGCCCTCTACCAGCTATACGATAAATATTCCGGCGCCCTGTTCGGGGTGATTCTTCGTATGTGCCGCGACAAAACCATAGCGGAAGACCTTCTTCAGGAAACTTTTGTGAAAATTTGGAAGCATATCGATCGTTACGATGCCTCCAAAGGGAGATTTTACACTTGGGCCTATCGCATAGCACGCAACACAACCTTAAATTCCCTACGGACCAAGAACAAGCTCATCCAAACGGATGATCTGAGTGTATATGATACTAAAGAGGCCAATGAGGAGGCCAATGATTACACAGCACTCAAAGGCTCCATAAAATCCTTGGAACCTCATCACCAAAAAGCTATTGCATTGGTATATTACAGTGGTTACACCCATAAAGAGGCGCACAAGGCCATGGGGGTACCGCTTGGCACCTTTAAGTCCTACATTAGGCAAGCACTAAAACAATTACGTGAAACATACGCTCATAAGTTGCTTTATATTTGGGTCGTTTTAGAATTAATGGCATGA
- a CDS encoding SRPBCC family protein has protein sequence MKYTTEIVVDVPREEFIKKMDDPNNMKHWQRGLIGYEQLSKIPGQEGAQTSLSYEMGKRKMDMVETIIKKNLPEEMHMTYDTKGVHNIQKNYFKDEGDKTRWVSETEFQFSGFGMKLMGFLMPGAFKKQSLKYMQDFKAFAENGTSVLNS, from the coding sequence ATGAAGTATACTACCGAAATTGTAGTTGATGTGCCCAGGGAGGAATTCATTAAAAAAATGGACGATCCAAATAACATGAAGCATTGGCAAAGGGGGCTTATCGGCTATGAGCAATTGTCCAAGATTCCCGGACAGGAAGGAGCTCAAACGAGCCTTAGTTATGAGATGGGAAAAAGGAAAATGGACATGGTGGAGACCATCATCAAAAAAAATTTGCCCGAGGAAATGCATATGACCTACGACACCAAGGGCGTTCACAACATTCAAAAAAATTATTTTAAGGACGAGGGCGATAAAACCCGTTGGGTATCGGAAACAGAATTTCAATTTTCCGGATTCGGAATGAAGCTTATGGGATTTTTAATGCCTGGGGCCTTTAAAAAACAATCTCTTAAATACATGCAAGACTTTAAGGCATTTGCCGAAAATGGCACATCCGTGCTCAACTCATAA
- a CDS encoding fasciclin domain-containing protein: MKKLIFALATCALLFSTQHTNAQKSKDIVDTAVSVDDFSTLVTALKAADLVGALKGDGPFTVFAPVNSGFAKIDSKTLNTLLQPENKEKLAAILTYHVVSGKLMASDVAAALSKGNGKAELTTLNGGKLTAVKKDDGIYLEDAKGNWSKISKTDVVASNGVIHIIEDVVMPN; this comes from the coding sequence ATGAAAAAATTAATTTTTGCTTTGGCCACTTGTGCCCTATTATTTTCAACCCAACACACCAACGCCCAAAAATCCAAAGACATCGTGGATACGGCCGTTTCGGTGGATGACTTCTCAACTTTGGTAACCGCTTTGAAAGCTGCCGACTTGGTGGGCGCGTTGAAAGGCGATGGGCCTTTTACAGTGTTTGCACCTGTAAATTCCGGGTTTGCCAAAATCGATTCTAAGACCTTGAACACGCTTTTGCAACCGGAAAACAAGGAAAAATTGGCTGCAATTCTAACGTATCACGTGGTCTCCGGCAAGTTGATGGCTTCCGACGTAGCCGCTGCCTTGTCCAAGGGTAATGGAAAAGCAGAACTTACAACCTTGAACGGTGGGAAATTAACTGCTGTGAAAAAGGACGACGGTATCTATTTGGAAGATGCCAAGGGAAATTGGAGTAAAATTTCCAAGACAGATGTCGTTGCCTCGAATGGAGTGATCCATATTATCGAGGATGTTGTAATGCCCAACTAA
- a CDS encoding amidase family protein encodes MFRYLLFSLLLIGSISCKQKEAEPKEDIVLWTPYNDSAEVAASADNENERMRYKFIQSKVLDKNEVFLPLYDEVSQFTEEQYEKMKPLVLEQDIPSIQNQIDAGTFTYEDLVLFYLHRIYKYELPNNTTLNTIIALNPNVLEEARQLDESKDIHHLIYGMPILLKDNIGAAEMKTTAGAIALKENQTDDAFIVERLKQKGALILGKVNLSEWANFICGVCPNGQSAVGGQTLNPYGRRIFDTGGSSAGSGTSTAANYAVGAVGTETSGSILSPSSQNSVVGLKPTIGLLSRTGIVPISSTLDTPGPMTKNVTDNAILLDAMLGKDEADYKSVSAEPGILSAWMNPESLNEIRLGVMKNLMERDSIYAANVEALRQAGAQIVEFEPENIPLEGFTTLLNLDMEEDLPAYLSAEVKDRDAVRVESVEDVVAFNKQDSLVRIPYGQARFDGILADSTTAEQFEKIKKDLKASGSAFFKIMEEKNLDAVLSINNYHAGYAAVAEYPALTIPMGYKADGEPESLTFIGKPFSEAHLLRIGKAFEELTMARKIPEGYKD; translated from the coding sequence ATGTTCAGATATCTTCTTTTTTCTTTATTATTGATTGGTTCTATTTCTTGTAAACAGAAGGAAGCCGAACCCAAGGAAGATATTGTTCTCTGGACACCTTATAACGATTCTGCTGAAGTGGCAGCCAGTGCGGACAATGAGAACGAGCGGATGCGATACAAATTCATCCAAAGTAAAGTGTTGGATAAAAATGAGGTGTTTTTACCTCTGTATGATGAGGTGTCCCAATTCACCGAGGAGCAATATGAGAAAATGAAGCCTTTGGTCTTGGAGCAAGATATCCCATCCATTCAAAACCAAATCGATGCAGGTACTTTTACCTATGAAGATTTGGTGTTGTTTTATCTGCACCGCATCTACAAATACGAATTGCCCAACAATACTACCCTAAATACCATCATTGCATTGAACCCAAATGTGCTCGAGGAAGCACGGCAACTGGATGAAAGCAAGGATATCCATCACCTTATTTACGGTATGCCCATTTTATTGAAGGATAACATTGGAGCCGCCGAAATGAAGACGACGGCAGGTGCCATCGCGCTTAAAGAAAACCAGACGGATGATGCCTTTATCGTGGAGCGCTTAAAACAAAAAGGGGCGCTTATTTTAGGTAAGGTAAACCTAAGTGAATGGGCCAATTTTATCTGTGGGGTATGCCCCAATGGCCAAAGTGCTGTTGGCGGACAGACCTTGAATCCCTACGGAAGAAGGATTTTTGATACGGGTGGTTCCAGCGCGGGCAGTGGAACTTCTACAGCAGCCAACTATGCCGTAGGTGCGGTAGGAACCGAAACTTCAGGAAGTATACTTTCCCCATCCAGTCAGAATTCAGTGGTGGGGTTAAAACCAACCATCGGTTTGTTGAGTCGAACAGGGATCGTGCCCATATCCAGTACGTTGGACACGCCAGGCCCAATGACCAAAAATGTAACCGATAATGCCATTCTCTTGGATGCCATGCTGGGCAAGGACGAGGCAGATTATAAATCGGTAAGTGCGGAACCGGGCATTTTATCCGCATGGATGAACCCGGAATCCCTTAATGAGATTCGACTTGGCGTAATGAAGAACTTAATGGAACGGGATTCCATTTATGCTGCGAACGTCGAAGCTTTACGGCAAGCTGGCGCTCAAATTGTTGAATTTGAACCAGAAAATATTCCCTTGGAAGGTTTTACCACCTTGTTGAATCTGGATATGGAAGAGGATTTGCCCGCTTATCTTAGCGCAGAGGTAAAAGATAGGGATGCGGTACGAGTAGAATCGGTAGAAGATGTGGTTGCCTTCAACAAGCAAGATTCCTTGGTTCGTATACCTTATGGGCAAGCCCGTTTTGATGGTATTTTGGCCGATTCGACCACCGCGGAACAATTTGAAAAAATAAAAAAGGACTTGAAAGCATCGGGAAGCGCTTTTTTCAAAATAATGGAAGAGAAAAATCTCGATGCCGTGTTGAGCATCAACAATTATCATGCAGGTTACGCCGCTGTGGCCGAATATCCAGCATTGACCATCCCGATGGGATATAAGGCCGATGGTGAGCCGGAAAGTTTGACCTTTATCGGCAAACCTTTCTCGGAAGCACATCTACTGCGTATTGGAAAAGCATTTGAAGAACTTACCATGGCTAGGAAAATTCCAGAAGGCTATAAGGACTAA
- a CDS encoding peptidyl-prolyl cis-trans isomerase, with protein MAIIISSCEGMFNEEEEKEPLARVGDTFLYKEDIASLVRDDMTAEDSTIFVNNYINNWASKQLLLSKSKINLPEEKLAEFDRLVSDYRADLYTRAYIEALVNQSQDTAVTKGQLQEFYEREKENFKLNEKLVQLRFVGMSEQFLDRDGVESRIKSWDDSDRRYLDSIAVQFKKIHFNDSIWVSASRVIEEIPPLTQANEDSHLKKSQFFELQDSLEVYLGWVTNVLEVNETAPFDYVEPDIRQLILNRRRLNYVKQLETEILDEAIKKNEFEVYDKEN; from the coding sequence ATGGCGATTATTATTTCCTCCTGCGAGGGAATGTTCAATGAGGAGGAAGAAAAGGAACCTTTGGCAAGGGTGGGCGATACTTTTTTGTACAAAGAAGATATAGCTTCCTTGGTCAGGGACGATATGACGGCAGAGGACAGTACCATATTTGTGAACAATTACATCAATAATTGGGCATCAAAACAACTATTGTTGTCCAAATCAAAAATAAACCTGCCCGAAGAAAAGTTGGCGGAATTTGACCGTTTGGTGTCCGATTACCGTGCCGACCTGTACACGCGTGCCTACATAGAGGCGCTGGTGAACCAATCCCAGGATACGGCCGTAACCAAAGGTCAGCTACAGGAATTCTATGAGCGGGAAAAAGAAAACTTTAAGCTCAACGAAAAATTGGTACAGTTAAGATTTGTTGGCATGTCCGAACAATTTTTGGATAGGGACGGGGTGGAGTCCAGAATCAAAAGTTGGGACGATTCCGATAGAAGATATCTGGATTCCATAGCCGTACAGTTCAAAAAAATACATTTTAACGACTCCATTTGGGTGAGTGCTTCGCGGGTAATCGAAGAAATTCCGCCCCTAACACAGGCAAATGAGGATTCCCACTTAAAAAAATCACAATTTTTTGAGTTACAAGATTCGTTAGAGGTATATTTGGGCTGGGTCACCAATGTGTTGGAAGTCAACGAAACAGCTCCATTTGATTATGTGGAACCGGACATTCGGCAATTGATCTTGAACAGAAGACGTTTAAATTACGTGAAACAATTGGAGACCGAAATATTAGATGAAGCCATTAAGAAGAATGAATTTGAGGTTTATGACAAAGAAAATTAA
- a CDS encoding anti-sigma factor — MMEKKKILEEGLLELYLTGELSEELTTAVEEALEQDKSLKEHFDALEADFERMGMEQAITPPDAVKIRLKNTIGKTPTTRNWVPLSIAAGFALIFGLSTFWLYVQWQNAESNLNTLQLQTSRLQQQVDELESEFRLTSNRLENINNPNVIPLVLYGNQKAPNGKAVAYINHKSQLVFVNPKGLPQLPDDKTYQMWSDVNGEMINMGLVPTDKELVSLKYIENAESLNLTIEPASGSEHPNVEQLVSFVTL; from the coding sequence ATGATGGAAAAGAAAAAGATATTGGAAGAAGGACTTCTAGAGCTTTATCTGACCGGAGAGCTTTCGGAAGAGTTGACCACTGCCGTGGAAGAAGCCCTTGAGCAAGATAAATCGCTCAAGGAGCATTTTGATGCCTTAGAGGCAGATTTTGAGCGCATGGGGATGGAACAGGCCATAACCCCACCCGACGCCGTAAAAATTCGATTGAAGAACACCATCGGTAAAACGCCGACCACAAGAAACTGGGTGCCCCTATCCATCGCTGCCGGCTTCGCATTGATTTTTGGACTGAGCACCTTTTGGCTTTATGTGCAATGGCAAAATGCCGAAAGCAACCTAAATACGCTTCAACTACAAACCAGCCGATTGCAACAACAAGTGGACGAGCTGGAATCAGAGTTCAGGCTCACCTCCAATCGTTTGGAGAATATCAATAATCCGAACGTAATTCCCTTGGTCCTCTATGGAAACCAAAAAGCGCCCAATGGCAAGGCCGTAGCCTACATCAACCATAAAAGTCAGTTGGTATTTGTCAACCCTAAAGGTTTGCCCCAATTGCCCGATGACAAAACGTATCAAATGTGGAGCGATGTAAATGGGGAAATGATCAACATGGGGCTTGTACCCACCGATAAAGAGCTGGTCTCATTAAAATATATTGAAAATGCGGAATCGTTGAACCTAACCATCGAACCCGCAAGCGGAAGCGAGCACCCCAATGTGGAACAATTGGTTTCCTTTGTTACCTTGTGA
- the ftsY gene encoding signal recognition particle-docking protein FtsY produces the protein MSLFKNIFSKDKKETLDKGLEKSKTSFFGKLGKAVAGKSKVDDEVLDNLEEVLVTSDVGVNTTLKIIERIEERVSRDKYMGTDELNTILREEIAGLLSETHTGEETEISIPKDKKPYVIMVVGVNGVGKTTTIGKLAHKLKGKGMKVVLGAADTFRAAAIDQLEVWAKRVDVPIVKQKMGSDPASVAFDTLNSAVAENADVVLVDTAGRLHNKVNLMNELSKVKRVMQKVVPDAPHEVLLVLDGSTGQNAFEQAKQFTKATEVTSLAVTKLDGTAKGGVVIGISDQFQIPVKYIGVGEGIEDLQVFNKYEFVDSFFKI, from the coding sequence ATGAGCTTATTCAAAAATATATTTTCAAAGGATAAAAAGGAGACCTTGGACAAGGGACTCGAAAAATCCAAGACCAGCTTTTTTGGCAAACTGGGGAAGGCCGTAGCGGGTAAGTCAAAGGTAGATGATGAGGTGCTGGACAATCTGGAAGAGGTGCTGGTCACTTCCGATGTGGGCGTAAATACAACCCTAAAAATCATCGAGCGGATTGAAGAGCGTGTGTCTCGCGACAAATACATGGGTACCGACGAACTCAATACCATTCTTCGCGAGGAAATAGCGGGGTTGCTCTCTGAGACCCATACCGGTGAAGAAACCGAAATAAGCATACCAAAGGATAAAAAACCATACGTAATTATGGTGGTAGGCGTAAACGGTGTTGGAAAAACGACCACTATCGGGAAACTGGCCCATAAGTTAAAAGGAAAGGGAATGAAAGTGGTTCTTGGGGCGGCCGATACGTTCCGTGCCGCTGCCATTGACCAATTGGAGGTTTGGGCAAAACGAGTAGATGTGCCCATTGTAAAGCAAAAAATGGGGAGTGACCCCGCTTCCGTAGCGTTTGATACCCTAAATTCCGCAGTCGCTGAAAATGCTGATGTTGTATTGGTCGATACTGCTGGTCGTTTGCACAATAAAGTCAATTTAATGAACGAGCTGTCCAAAGTAAAGCGCGTTATGCAAAAAGTGGTTCCAGATGCCCCTCACGAAGTACTTTTGGTACTGGATGGGTCTACAGGGCAGAATGCTTTTGAACAGGCCAAACAATTTACCAAGGCTACCGAAGTGACCAGCTTGGCTGTGACCAAATTGGACGGTACCGCCAAAGGAGGCGTGGTCATCGGTATTTCTGACCAATTCCAGATTCCGGTAAAATATATTGGCGTCGGCGAGGGTATTGAAGACCTTCAGGTGTTCAATAAATATGAGTTTGTGGATTCATTCTTCAAAATTTAG
- a CDS encoding serine hydrolase, producing MRSKLAALSLFVLGVSCSKNVPTDILAEALSSKNPKISRVMDNLDEHEIQIRYTQIDRRNDSVIFTDHDFQVKNNNYFYPASTVKFPAAVAALEKLNEVDSLSVHTRFFVEGDSLQTTFAKAISEIFAVSDNAANNRLVEFLGQDDLNRRMERRGVSPIRIAHRLSTDNADDVTTTPLVFYLNDSTTSLSAPIINSPIRPLELDKLKKGKGFISDETYQNGAFDFSLKNYYPIEAQSALLKRIIFPEAFPTEERFNLSQTQQKVLLEAMHTLPPKLGYDPVEYYDSYVKFFMFGDSTEPMPEHIKIYNKVGYAYGTLTDNAYIQDTKNNIDFMLTATILVNSDGVFNDNAYEYDDVGIPFLAQLGREIYELELIRKR from the coding sequence ATGAGATCTAAACTTGCGGCACTGAGCTTATTTGTTTTGGGAGTCTCCTGCTCCAAAAATGTCCCTACCGATATTTTGGCCGAGGCACTTTCCTCCAAAAACCCTAAAATTAGCAGGGTAATGGATAATTTGGACGAACATGAAATCCAAATTAGATACACCCAAATAGACCGAAGAAATGATAGCGTAATCTTTACCGACCACGATTTTCAGGTAAAAAACAACAACTATTTCTATCCTGCAAGCACCGTGAAATTCCCTGCGGCAGTTGCGGCATTGGAAAAACTGAACGAGGTTGACTCTCTTTCCGTGCACACCCGGTTCTTCGTCGAGGGTGATTCCTTACAGACCACTTTCGCAAAAGCGATTTCGGAAATTTTTGCCGTGTCGGACAATGCCGCCAATAATCGTTTGGTCGAGTTTTTGGGACAGGACGACCTGAACAGACGAATGGAACGAAGGGGTGTTTCACCCATCCGGATAGCCCACCGCTTATCTACGGACAATGCAGATGATGTTACCACAACGCCTTTGGTTTTTTATTTGAACGACTCCACCACATCATTGAGCGCACCCATCATAAATTCGCCCATAAGACCGCTCGAGTTGGACAAACTCAAAAAAGGCAAGGGTTTTATATCGGATGAAACCTATCAAAATGGCGCTTTTGATTTTAGTTTGAAAAATTACTATCCCATTGAAGCACAATCAGCATTGCTCAAGCGTATCATATTTCCTGAAGCGTTTCCTACGGAAGAACGGTTCAATTTGAGCCAGACCCAGCAGAAAGTGTTATTGGAAGCGATGCACACACTCCCTCCGAAATTGGGCTACGACCCTGTGGAATACTACGATAGTTATGTGAAGTTTTTTATGTTCGGAGACAGTACGGAGCCCATGCCGGAGCATATCAAAATCTATAATAAAGTGGGCTATGCCTACGGAACGCTTACGGACAACGCCTACATACAAGATACCAAGAACAATATAGACTTTATGTTAACAGCCACCATTTTGGTAAACAGCGATGGTGTTTTTAATGATAACGCTTACGAATACGATGATGTGGGCATCCCTTTTTTGGCGCAATTGGGAAGAGAAATTTATGAATTGGAACTAATCCGAAAAAGATAA